One stretch of bacterium DNA includes these proteins:
- the atpG gene encoding ATP synthase F1 subunit gamma: MATLRDIKRRIASVRSTQQITKAMKMVAAAKLRKAQNRLVSTRPYAHEMLEVLRHVTSRLRKRAHPLLESRRVHKVLYVLVTADRGLCGGFNSNLIRRCQSELEQNPAKSKMLMPVGRKGYDFFRRRNVTIPAHFVDLFNNLDFHHAKAIADKLMQMYTDRQVDQVLVIYNEFKSAVQQRIVVEQLLPIPAMEPENPKRYPVGFLFEPHPAKLLDQLCPLNLNTQMWRILLESNASECGARMTAMESASENAEDMIKELVLFYNKTRQAAITNELNEIVAGANALRG; the protein is encoded by the coding sequence ATGGCGACATTACGGGACATCAAACGCCGCATCGCCAGCGTCCGCTCGACGCAGCAGATCACCAAAGCCATGAAGATGGTGGCGGCGGCCAAGTTGCGCAAGGCGCAGAACCGCCTGGTGAGCACGCGGCCTTATGCCCATGAGATGCTGGAGGTGCTGCGGCATGTGACGTCGCGGCTGCGTAAACGGGCGCATCCGCTGTTGGAGAGCCGCCGGGTTCATAAGGTGCTCTATGTGCTGGTAACCGCGGATCGTGGGCTATGCGGCGGGTTCAACTCCAATCTCATCCGCCGCTGCCAGAGCGAGCTGGAGCAGAATCCGGCCAAGTCGAAAATGCTGATGCCGGTCGGCCGCAAGGGTTATGATTTTTTTCGTCGCCGCAACGTGACCATCCCCGCTCATTTCGTCGACCTGTTTAATAATCTGGACTTTCATCACGCCAAAGCCATTGCGGATAAACTGATGCAGATGTACACCGACAGACAGGTCGATCAGGTTCTGGTCATCTATAATGAGTTCAAATCCGCGGTGCAGCAAAGGATCGTGGTGGAACAGCTGTTGCCCATTCCGGCGATGGAGCCGGAGAACCCCAAACGGTATCCGGTGGGTTTTCTCTTTGAGCCCCATCCGGCCAAGTTGCTGGATCAGCTGTGTCCGCTGAATTTAAATACTCAGATGTGGCGCATTCTTTTGGAGAGCAACGCCTCTGAATGCGGCGCCCGTATGACGGCCATGGAATCGGCGAGCGAGAACGCGGAGGACATGATCAAAGAGCTGGTTCTTTTCTACAATAAAACGCGCCAGGCGGCCATCACCAACGAATTGAACGAAATCGTCGCCGGCGCCAACGCTCTGCGCGGATAA
- a CDS encoding F0F1 ATP synthase subunit alpha: MEIRPEEITSVLKKQIESFEKHVDLEEVGEVIQVGDGIARVYGLENIMSMELVEFPNGVYGMALNLEEDNVGCVLFGEDAKVKEGDTAKRTGRVVEVPVGPELCGRVVNPLGQPIDGKGPINAKKTSPIERKALGVVQRQMVKEPLQTGLKAIDSMIPIGRGQRELIIGDRQIGKTAIVVDTFINQKDSGVICIYVAIGQKGSTVAQVVKTLEENGALDHTIVVCSTADSPSPMQYIAPYAGAAMGEYFRDNGQHAVIAYDDLSKHAWAYRQVSLLLRRPPGREAYPGDVFYLHSRLLERAAKLNDKLGGGSLTALPIIETQAGDFSAYIPTNVISITDGQIYLEPGLFYSGVRPAINAGLSVSRVGGNAQIKAMKKIAGSLRLDLAQYRELEAFAKFGSDLDKATQRQINRGQRLVELLRQDQYQPLPVEKQVAAIYLGVRGYLDEVPVSRVAEAEEAFIRFLDREHEALLRDLRERKELTEEIDQQLADACGAFVKTFNATA, encoded by the coding sequence ATGGAAATCAGACCTGAAGAAATCACGTCTGTTCTCAAAAAACAGATAGAATCATTTGAAAAGCACGTCGACCTGGAAGAGGTGGGCGAAGTGATCCAGGTGGGAGACGGCATTGCCCGCGTTTACGGGTTGGAAAACATCATGTCCATGGAACTGGTCGAGTTCCCCAACGGCGTGTATGGCATGGCCCTGAACCTGGAAGAGGATAACGTCGGCTGCGTGCTCTTTGGCGAAGACGCCAAAGTGAAAGAGGGCGACACCGCCAAGCGCACCGGCCGCGTGGTCGAGGTACCGGTGGGGCCGGAGCTCTGCGGTCGCGTGGTGAATCCGCTCGGACAACCGATCGACGGCAAAGGTCCGATCAACGCCAAGAAAACCAGTCCGATCGAACGCAAGGCGTTGGGCGTGGTTCAGCGCCAGATGGTCAAGGAGCCGCTGCAGACCGGTCTCAAGGCCATTGATTCGATGATCCCGATCGGCCGCGGACAGCGCGAGCTGATCATCGGCGACCGTCAGATCGGCAAAACCGCGATTGTCGTCGACACCTTTATCAATCAAAAGGACAGCGGCGTAATCTGCATCTATGTGGCCATCGGCCAAAAAGGCTCCACCGTCGCTCAAGTGGTCAAAACGCTTGAAGAGAACGGCGCCCTGGATCATACCATCGTCGTCTGTTCCACCGCGGATTCGCCGTCGCCGATGCAGTATATCGCGCCGTACGCGGGCGCGGCCATGGGCGAGTATTTTCGTGATAACGGACAACATGCGGTCATCGCCTATGACGATCTTTCCAAACACGCCTGGGCTTACCGTCAGGTGTCGTTGCTGCTGCGCCGTCCCCCTGGACGCGAAGCCTATCCCGGCGATGTGTTTTATTTGCACTCGCGCCTGTTGGAACGCGCGGCCAAGTTGAACGACAAGCTCGGCGGCGGTTCGTTGACTGCTCTGCCGATCATTGAAACCCAGGCCGGCGATTTCTCCGCGTATATTCCGACCAACGTGATCTCCATCACCGACGGCCAGATCTATCTGGAACCCGGCCTGTTCTACAGCGGCGTTCGACCGGCCATCAACGCCGGTCTGTCGGTCTCACGTGTCGGCGGCAACGCGCAGATCAAGGCGATGAAAAAGATCGCCGGAAGCCTGCGCCTGGATCTGGCTCAGTACCGCGAGCTGGAAGCGTTCGCCAAATTCGGCTCTGATCTTGACAAGGCGACGCAGCGGCAGATCAACCGAGGTCAGCGGCTGGTGGAACTGCTGCGGCAGGACCAGTATCAGCCGCTGCCGGTGGAAAAGCAGGTGGCCGCTATTTATCTCGGCGTCCGCGGGTACTTGGATGAAGTGCCGGTATCCCGCGTGGCAGAGGCGGAGGAGGCGTTCATCCGCTTTCTGGACCGGGAACATGAGGCGTTGCTGCGCGACCTGCGCGAGCGTAAGGAGCTGACCGAGGAGATCGATCAGCAGCTGGCGGACGCCTGCGGTGCGTTTGTCAAAACCTTTAACGCGACGGCTTGA
- the atpB gene encoding F0F1 ATP synthase subunit A — protein MQHAAEHGGETGVGFMMHHIMAQPVIKLPTILGIDLTITNHTVMMWIVSLILILAFGLSFRRKGLVPKGRMANALEALVLYIRDDVIMPNLGPKGKAYAPYLLTAFFFILLCNLLGLVPFAATATGNIGVTAGLAILTLLTVVLAGIRAHGVGGFLRQFMPHGIPWWLGFVMVPVEVMSLITKHFALTIRLFANMIAGHLTILSLMSIIFIFKNFFIAPFPLAIMVFSSILEILIAFIQAYVFTILSSVFIAGSLASEH, from the coding sequence ATGCAACATGCCGCGGAGCACGGCGGCGAGACCGGCGTCGGATTTATGATGCATCACATCATGGCGCAGCCGGTGATCAAACTGCCGACGATCCTGGGCATCGATCTGACCATCACCAACCACACGGTGATGATGTGGATCGTGTCGTTGATTCTGATTTTAGCCTTTGGCCTCTCTTTTCGGCGCAAGGGATTGGTGCCAAAGGGCCGGATGGCCAATGCGCTGGAAGCCCTGGTACTTTACATTCGGGATGACGTCATCATGCCCAATTTGGGGCCGAAGGGCAAAGCGTATGCGCCCTATCTGTTGACCGCTTTCTTTTTTATTCTGTTATGTAACCTGCTCGGCTTGGTTCCCTTTGCCGCCACCGCCACCGGCAACATCGGCGTCACCGCGGGGCTGGCCATCCTCACGCTCTTGACCGTGGTTCTGGCCGGCATTCGCGCGCACGGGGTGGGCGGTTTTCTCCGCCAATTCATGCCGCACGGCATCCCTTGGTGGTTGGGCTTTGTGATGGTGCCGGTGGAGGTGATGAGTCTGATCACTAAGCATTTCGCACTCACCATTCGACTCTTCGCCAACATGATCGCCGGCCATCTGACGATTCTTTCGTTGATGAGCATTATTTTCATTTTTAAAAATTTTTTCATCGCCCCGTTTCCGTTGGCGATTATGGTTTTTTCCAGCATCCTGGAAATTCTGATCGCCTTTATTCAGGCGTATGTTTTCACCATTCTGTCTTCGGTCTTTATCGCAGGGTCTCTGGCCTCTGAGCACTAG
- a CDS encoding M23 family metallopeptidase has translation MEFNIEKYRPKARKQSTGRSLQVLVVPEGGVQPRTFVLTARRMLFFKIAAVILVLHILFGFYAYWAISRDRLRLRSLEQANRQLNENSRRIDELSTAFKSMEELDAKIQAALGLDHNGQGSSGAIEARSTGTTLALERMYPDGRPQLSDQSSAREQVRVGEKIIMTQASAQSGLHDYLRDLPTYLPVEGVLTNDYDASDGGGSASGHRGVDIAAPRGSAVRAAGDGVVVFSGWTEFLGHLIILYHGNGYFSLYGHNQSLLVRGNALVHKADVIALLGNSGISSAPHLHFEIWKDGVPQDPKKYILAFARM, from the coding sequence GTGGAATTCAACATAGAAAAATATCGCCCCAAAGCGCGAAAGCAAAGCACAGGCCGCAGCCTGCAGGTTCTGGTGGTGCCGGAGGGCGGAGTTCAGCCCAGGACGTTTGTCCTCACTGCACGGCGTATGCTGTTCTTCAAAATCGCCGCTGTTATACTGGTCCTGCATATCTTATTCGGTTTTTACGCGTACTGGGCGATCTCACGCGATCGGTTACGCCTCCGATCGCTGGAGCAGGCCAACCGGCAGCTGAACGAAAACAGCCGGCGCATCGACGAGTTGTCCACGGCGTTCAAATCCATGGAAGAGTTGGACGCTAAAATTCAAGCCGCATTGGGACTGGATCACAACGGTCAGGGATCGTCCGGCGCAATAGAGGCTAGGTCCACCGGAACCACCCTCGCGCTTGAGCGGATGTATCCGGACGGCCGGCCGCAACTGTCCGACCAAAGCTCTGCACGGGAACAGGTGCGCGTGGGTGAAAAAATCATTATGACCCAGGCCAGCGCGCAGAGCGGTCTGCATGATTATCTGCGTGATCTGCCCACTTATCTGCCGGTGGAAGGGGTGTTGACCAACGATTACGATGCCTCGGATGGTGGGGGCTCTGCCTCCGGCCATCGAGGCGTGGATATTGCGGCGCCGCGCGGTTCCGCGGTTCGTGCGGCCGGCGACGGGGTGGTGGTTTTTTCCGGCTGGACCGAATTCCTCGGCCATCTGATCATTTTGTACCATGGCAATGGTTATTTCAGCCTTTACGGCCACAACCAATCGCTGCTGGTCAGAGGTAATGCCCTGGTCCACAAGGCTGATGTGATTGCGCTGTTGGGCAATTCCGGCATCAGCTCAGCGCCGCATCTGCATTTCGAAATCTGGAAGGACGGCGTCCCACAGGACCCTAAAAAATATATTCTGGCTTTTGCACGCATGTGA
- a CDS encoding polymer-forming cytoskeletal protein — MKNLDKPGELSTILGRGSVIDGNLKVEHSLRIDGKVNGDVVSSDTLIVGVEGEITGKVMVKNLILGGKIFGSLTAPGRTVLESKSEFHGDLKTSKLVIDEGAVFDGKCSMSEAARSADSKKKDTSAKEEDSIIK; from the coding sequence ATGAAAAACTTGGACAAGCCGGGGGAACTGAGCACCATTTTGGGCCGTGGTTCGGTGATCGACGGCAATCTCAAGGTTGAACACTCTTTGCGGATCGACGGCAAGGTGAACGGGGATGTCGTCTCCTCAGACACCCTAATCGTCGGAGTCGAGGGCGAGATCACCGGCAAAGTGATGGTGAAAAATCTGATTTTGGGCGGTAAAATATTCGGATCTCTGACCGCTCCGGGACGCACGGTGCTGGAAAGCAAGTCAGAGTTTCACGGCGACCTAAAAACTTCCAAGTTGGTGATCGATGAAGGCGCTGTCTTTGACGGCAAGTGCTCCATGAGCGAAGCGGCCAGGAGCGCCGACTCGAAAAAGAAAGACACGTCGGCCAAAGAGGAAGATTCCATTATCAAGTAG
- the atpE gene encoding ATP synthase F0 subunit C, producing MDPKALAFLAAGLGAAGVTFGAAYGISKLASAAISGIARQPEAAGDIRGAMIITAGMIEGVALFAAAICIMLAFK from the coding sequence ATGGATCCCAAAGCATTAGCATTCTTGGCAGCCGGTTTAGGCGCAGCCGGTGTCACTTTCGGCGCTGCATACGGCATCAGCAAATTGGCCAGCGCCGCCATCAGCGGCATCGCCCGTCAGCCGGAGGCCGCCGGTGACATCCGCGGCGCCATGATCATCACCGCCGGTATGATCGAAGGCGTGGCGTTGTTCGCCGCAGCCATCTGCATTATGTTGGCCTTCAAATAA
- the atpH gene encoding ATP synthase F1 subunit delta — protein MRPHPIARRYARALYELAGQHHLETQILQEVKTFTQLLTDDDRLRAFLLSPQVDRRFKAQMLEKALAGNVSQLYYHFLLLLLRKGRQSLYQEIEYEMGRLYDAGHHRLRATVTSAVALSPQQLESLRKQLAEDYQAEVLIDNTIDETILGGLVIRIGGRVLDASLRHQLDRLRKELGQAKFESTIQ, from the coding sequence TTGAGGCCTCATCCGATAGCCCGACGATATGCCCGGGCGCTCTACGAGTTGGCCGGCCAGCACCATTTGGAAACGCAGATCTTGCAGGAGGTGAAGACGTTCACCCAGCTGCTGACCGACGATGACCGCCTGCGCGCCTTTCTGCTTTCGCCCCAGGTGGATCGACGTTTCAAAGCCCAAATGCTGGAAAAAGCGCTGGCCGGCAACGTGTCCCAGTTGTATTATCATTTCCTGCTGCTGCTGTTGCGTAAAGGACGCCAATCGCTGTATCAGGAGATCGAATACGAGATGGGGCGTCTGTACGACGCCGGGCATCATCGGCTGCGGGCGACTGTGACGTCGGCCGTAGCGCTCTCCCCGCAGCAGCTCGAGTCTCTGCGCAAGCAGCTGGCGGAGGACTACCAAGCCGAGGTGCTGATCGACAACACCATCGATGAAACGATCCTCGGCGGTCTGGTGATCCGCATCGGCGGACGGGTGCTGGACGCCAGTCTGCGTCATCAGCTCGATCGCCTGCGCAAAGAACTGGGGCAAGCCAAATTCGAATCAACCATACAGTGA
- a CDS encoding AtpZ/AtpI family protein yields the protein MKTKWNMRSYGRYLDLGFQLAVGFGLGFAGGWWLDGKLHTSPVFSLLGLMLGAAAGFLNIYRAVYPVHDRTKDGNKN from the coding sequence ATGAAAACCAAATGGAACATGCGGTCCTACGGCCGGTATCTGGATTTAGGCTTCCAGCTGGCTGTGGGCTTTGGCCTAGGGTTCGCGGGTGGCTGGTGGCTGGACGGCAAGTTGCATACCAGCCCTGTATTCTCGCTGCTGGGCCTGATGCTGGGAGCAGCGGCGGGTTTCTTGAACATCTATCGCGCGGTGTACCCTGTTCATGACAGAACCAAGGATGGCAACAAAAACTGA
- the atpF gene encoding F0F1 ATP synthase subunit B — translation MTPNSGAIFWTILTFLTLLLILRKLAWKPILGMVDEREGQIKASLEQAEKASQEAKKTLSEQAKILDAARRESQEILAKARQSAEVSKAEIVQKAQTEAEQLIQRAAREIQLSRDKAVAELRDLAVELSMTATGKLIGKSLDKKDHDKLVKESLQKIGNVN, via the coding sequence ATGACCCCGAACAGTGGCGCGATTTTTTGGACGATCCTCACGTTCCTCACCCTGTTGCTGATCCTGCGCAAACTGGCCTGGAAACCGATCCTCGGTATGGTGGATGAACGGGAGGGACAGATCAAGGCTTCTCTGGAGCAGGCGGAAAAGGCCTCCCAGGAAGCCAAAAAGACGCTGTCCGAGCAGGCCAAGATCCTCGATGCAGCCCGCCGGGAGAGCCAGGAGATACTGGCCAAAGCGCGTCAGTCCGCCGAAGTCAGCAAAGCTGAAATTGTACAGAAAGCCCAGACAGAGGCGGAGCAATTGATCCAGCGCGCCGCACGTGAGATCCAGCTTAGTCGCGACAAGGCGGTGGCGGAATTGCGTGATCTGGCGGTTGAACTCTCCATGACCGCTACCGGCAAGTTGATCGGCAAATCTCTGGATAAAAAAGATCACGATAAATTGGTCAAAGAATCGCTGCAAAAAATAGGTAATGTAAATTGA